In Clavibacter californiensis, the sequence CGCGGTCGTGTGGGCCGTGCTGCCCGCGGCGGGGATCGCGCTGCTCGTCGTGCTGGCGGTCTCGCTCGCCGTCGGGATCGGCGCGACGACCGCGCTCGCGGCACGCGCCGAGACGCGCATCGCGCCGCTGCGCGCCCGGCTGCAGGACCTCGTGCTCGACCTGGTCGGCGGCCTCGACGTGCTGACCGCGTTCGGGGTGGTGGGCGACCGACTCGCCGCGATCGACCGGGCCGCGTCCGACCTCCGGCGCCAGGAGCTGCGCAGCGCCGCCGCGGCGGGCGTCACCGCGGGCGTCGTGCTCGCCGGCACGGGCGCGGTCGCCGGCTGGACCGTGCTGCAGGGAGTGCCGGGCGTCGCGTCCGGGACGCTGGATCCCGCCTGGCTCGCGCTGGCCGCGCTGGTGCCGCTCGCGCTGGTCGAGCAGGCGACGGCCGTGCCGCTCGCGGTGCAGGCGTGGCGGCGCGTGCGCACGAGCGCGGAGCGCGTGGCGGGCGTCGTGCCGGGGACGGTGCCCGACGAGATCCCGCGGGAGCCCGACGACGCCGACGCGGAGCCCGCGCACGCCGACGCGCCGACCACGGGCACGACCCTCGAGGTCCGCGACCTGGTCACGCGCTGGCCGGGAGCGCATCACGACGCCCTCGCCCCGGTGTCGCTCGTGGTGCGGCCGGGGGAGACGGTCGTCGTGCGCGGCCCGAGCGGATCCGGGAAGTCGTCGCTCGCGGCCGCCCTCGCCCGGTTCCTCGAGTCGCGCGGCGCCTACGAGCTGGACGGCCGGGACGCGCGGTCGATGGCTCCGTCCGCCGTGCGCCGGATCGTCGGCCTCTGCGAGCAGGCGCCGCACCTCTTCGACGCGAGCATCCGGCAGAACCTGCTCTTCGCGCGCGATGGCGCGACGGACGACGAGCTCGTCGGCGTCCTCGCGCGCGTGGGCCTCGCCGGGTGGACGGCCGAGCGGGGCGGGCTCGACGCGCGCGTCGGCGACCGCGGCGGCCTCGTCTCGGGCGGCCAGGCGCAGCGCATCGCCCTGGCGCGGGCGCTCCTCGCCGAGTTCCCGGTGCTCGTGCTCGACGAGCCGACGGCGGACGTCGATGCCGAGCGCGCCCAGGCCGTGCTGCGCGACGTGCTTACGGCGGCGCGCGCCAGCGGACGCGGGGTGCTGCTGCTCACGCACACGGAGGTGCCGGGCGACCTCGTGGACCGGACCATCGAGCTGCTGCCCGTGTCCTGACCCGGGGCCGCGTGGGTCAGCCCGAGGGCAGCTCCCGCCGCAGCGCATCCAGCCGCGTGCGCCACGCGCGCACCCGACCGGGCTCGGCCGCGGTGGCCGGGCCGTCGATCCAGCCGCGCACCAGGCGGATCCCGTGCAGCGCGCTGACGGCCCACACCTCGCGCCCGTCGAGATCGGCCGGCCGCGCCCGCTCGTGCAGCACGTCGACGCCGAGTGCCGTGGCCAGCGCGACGATGCTGCGCTCGGTGACGCTCGGGATCCGCGGCACTGCGCCCTCGACGACCGCGAGCGCGTCGCCGTGCCACCACAGGATCGCGCTGTACGCGCCCTCCACGATCGTGCCGTCGGCCGCGAGGATCACCGCCTCGCCCGCTCCGTATCGGGAGGCGCGGCTGCGCAGGGCGCCGAGCGCGTGCAGATCGGGTCCCTTGACGCGGGGCATCGTGCGCGGATCCGGGCCGTCGTGGTCGCGCAGGACCACCGAGGCCGTGCGCTCCGGGGCCGGGCGCACGAGGAGCCGGGCCACGTCGCCGTCGGGGCCGCGGAGCGCCTCCACGCGTGGGAACCACGCGCCGTCGCGGGGCAGCGCGGCGACCGCGGCGTCGAGGAAGGCCGCGGGATCCGCCACGGCCGCGGACTGCAGGCGCAGCGACGCGAGGAACCGCTGCCGGTGGACGTCGAGCGCCAGCACCCGGCCCTCCTCGACGAGGAACGAGTCGGCCGCGAGCACCCGGTGAGCGGCGGGTCGGGCCTCCTCGGCTCCTCCACCGGCGGGATCCGCGGCCGTCGTCGCCCATCCGGCCGCGCTCCACCGGAGGATCGTCTCGGAACTCATACCCTTGAGGCTAGGCGGCCGCCGGGTGCGCTCACGACACCGGGAGGCCGAGCATGCACGAGGGCGACGCGCGCGCCGCCGCGGAGGTCGTCGGCCGCCGGCTGGGCCGCTGGCACGACCCCCAGGACGTGTTCCTGGCGCTCTTCGCCGCGGAGTCCGCCGGCGACGTCGCGTGGCTCGACGACTCGGCGGGGGAGGGATGGACCTACCTCGCGGCGTCGACCGACACCGTGACGGCGTGGCCGCGGGGCGTGTTCGCGGGGCTGGCGGAGCTGCTGCCGGCGTCAGCGCCCGACGTGTCGCCCGCCGGGTCCGCCGCGCCCGATGCCGACCCGCTGCCGGACGGCCTCGCCTTCCGGCTGGGGCTCGTCGGCTGGATCCCGCACGACACCTGGACGGAGACCGTCCCGCTCCACCATGCGCCGCCGAGCGCGCCAGCGCACGCCACGGGCCGCGTCCCGGCCGCCGCGCTCCGCGTCGACCGCCTCCTCGCCTTCGACCACGCCACGGGCGAGGTGTGGGCCGTCGCACGAGCGGGGGATCCCTGGCCGCTCGCCGTCGAAGAGGAGCTGGAGCGCGCGGACCAGGCCGGCGCCCGTCCCGTCGCGCGCGCCCCGGAGGACGACGCTGACGCGCCACCCGTCTGGCGGCACGACGACGCGGCCTACCTCGACCTCATCCGCGCCTGTCAGGAGTCCATCCGCCGCGGCGACGCGTACCAGCTCTGCCTCACGAACAGCGCGGCCGTGCCCGGGCACGTCGACCCCGTCCGCGTGCACCTGGCGCTGCGTGCGCTCAGCCCCACCCACCATGGCGCGTTCCTGCGCGCGGGCGGCACGGTGCTCGTCAGCGCGTCGCCCGAGCGGTTCGTCGAGGTCGACGCGCGCGGCACCCTGCGCACGCTGCCCATCAAGGGCACCCGGCCCCGCCACGCGGATCCCGCCTCGGATGCACGGGCGCGCGCCGAGCTCCTCGCGAGCGAGAAGGAACGCGCCGAGAACGTCATGATCGTCGACCTCATGCGCAACGACCTCAGCCGCGTGTGCGTCCTGGGGTCCGTGCGCGTGACGAGCCTGTTCGCCGTCGAGGCCTACGCCCAGGTCCACCAGCTCGTGAGCCGCGTCGAGGGGGAGCTCGCCCCGGGCGTCTCGGCCGTCGACGCGGTGCGGGCCCTGTTCCCCGCGGGATCCATGACGGGCGCCCCCAAGTCCGCGGCCGTCGGCATCCTCCAGGCGCTCGAGGGCGGCCCACGCGGCGTCTACGCGGGCGCGTTCGGCTGGTTCGGCGACGACGGGCGCGTCGACCTCGCCATGGTCATCCGCTCGGTCGTCGTCACGGGCGGCCGCGCGACGGTGGGTGCCGGCGGCGGGATCACGGCGCTGTCCGTCCCCGAGGAGGAGCTCGAGGAGGTGCGCGTGAAGGCCGCGCCGCTCCTCGCGGCCGTCCGGGCCGGACGCGTGCCGCCACCCGGCGACGAGGACGATGCCGACGCCGCACCGCGTCCCGCCCTCCCCAAGGCGCCGGAGGCGGCCTGATCCGCGCCCCTCCCACCGGTTCGGGAGGGGCCCTGCGCGTTCACTAGTCTTGTCGAGGCCTTCACGGCCGCGACCCCCGCATCGAATCGAGAGCGCCCTTGGCACACGAGACCCCCGACATCCCCGGCGAGACCTACGACTTCCGCGCCATCGAGGCCGAGTGGTCGGAGGTGTGGGAGCGCGAGCAGCCGTTCCGCACGCCGGACGCGAGCGACACCCGCCCCCGCAAGTACATCCTCGACATGTTCCCGTACCCCTCGGGCGACCTGCACATGGGTCACGCGGAGGCGTTCGCGCTCGGCGACGCGGTCGCGCGCTACTGGCGCCAGCAGGGCTTCAACGTGCTGCACCCCATCGGCTGGGACTCCTTCGGCCTGCCCGCGGAGAACGCGGCCATCAAGCGCGGGGTCGACCCGCGCGAGTGGACCTACGCGAACATCGAGACGCAGAAGCAGTCGATGAAGCGCTACGGCCTGTCCTTCGACTGGGAGCGCGAGCTGCACACGAGCGATCCCGAGTACTACAAGTGGAACCAGTGGCTGTTCCTCAAGATGCACGAGAAGGGCCTCGCCTACCGCAAGGACAGCTGGGTCAACTGGGACCCGGTGGACCAGACCGTCCTCGCCAACGAGCAGGTCCTGCCGGACGGCACGTCCGACCGCTCGGGCGCCGTGGTCGTCAAGAAGAAGCTCACGCAGTGGTACCTGCGCATCACCGACTACGCCGACCGACTCGTCGACGACCTCAACCAGCTCGAGGGCACGTGGCCGGCGAAGGTCATCAGCATGCAGCGCAACTGGATCGGACGGTCCATCGGCGCGGAGGTCGACTTCGTCGTCGAGGGCCGCGACGAGCCCGTCACGGTCTTCACCACGCGTCCGGACACGCTGCACGGCGCCACCTTCATGGTCGTCGCACCCGACAGCGACCTGGCGGCGGAGCTCGTCGAGGGGGCGTCGGACGAGGTCCGCGAGCGGTTCCGCGGCTACCTGGAGCGCACGCAGCGCCTCAACGAGATCGAGCGCTCCACGACCGACCGCCCGAAGACGGGCATCCCGCTCGGCCGCACGGCGATCAACCCCGTCAACGGCGAGCGGATCCCCGTCTGGGCCGCCGACTACGTGCTCGCCGACTACGGCACGGGCGCCGTCATGGCCGTCCCCGCGCACGACCAGCGCGACCTCGACTTCGCGCGCGCCTTCGACCTGCCGGTGCGCGTCGTCGTCGACACCACGCAGCCCGTCACGGGCGCCATCCGCATCATCCCCGAGGACGGTGAGCTGCCCGACCTCGAGGAGGTGCTGCCCGGTCGCACGGGCGTGGCGCTGCCCGGCGAGGGCCGCCTCATCAACTCCGGATCCCTCAACGGGCTGAGCAAGCAGCCGGCCATCAAGCGCGTCATCGAGCAGCTCGAGGCGGAGGGCCGCGGCCGCGCGGCGAAGAACTACCGCCTGCGCGACTGGCTCATCTCGCGCCAGCGCTTCTGGGGCACGCCCATCCCGATCGTCTACGACGCCGAGGGGAACGAGATCCGCGTCCCCGAGGACCAGCTGCCCGTCCGGCTGCCCGACACCGAGGGGCTCGACCTCACGCCGAAGGGCAAGTCGCCGCTGGCGGCCGCCACGGAGTGGACGAACGTGCCGAGCCCCGTCGACGGCAGCCCGGCCACGCGCGACCCCGACACCATGGACACCTTCATGGACAGCTCCTGGTACTGGTTGCGCTTCCTGTCGCCGAACGACGCCACGAAGGCGTTCGACCCGGCCGACGCCGACCGCTGGGCGCCCATCGACCAGTACGTGGGCGGCGTGGAGCACGCGATCCTGCACCTGCTGTACTCCCGCTTCATCACGAAGGTCCTGTTCGACCTCGGCTACGTCACCTTCACCGAGCCGTTCAGCGCGCTGCTCAACCAGGGCATGGTGCTCTCCGGCGGCAGCAAGATGTCGAAAAGCAAGGGCGGCGTCGACCTGGGCTCCGAGATGGACCGCCACGGCGTCGACGCCATCCGCCTCACCATGGCGTTCGCCGGCCCGCCCGAGGACGACATCGACTGGGAGGACGTCTCCCCGTCCGGCTCCGCGAAGTTCCTGGCGCGCGCCTGGCGCCTGACGGGCGACATCACGAGCGCCCCGGAGATCGAGTGGAAGACGGGCGACGAGGCGCTCCGCCGCGTCACGCACCGCTTCCTCGCCGAGGCGCCCGGCATGCTCGAGGCGTTCAAGTTCAACGTCGTCATCGCCCGCACGATGGAGCTCGTCAACGCCATCCGCAAGACCATCGACCAGGGTCCCGGCGGCGGCGACGCGGCCGTGCGCGAGGCGACGGAGGTCGTCGCCATCGCGCTCAGCCTGTTCGCGCCGTACACGGCGGAGGACATGTGGAGGCGCCTCGGCCGCGAGGGGTCCGTGGCGTTCGCCGGCTGGCGCAAGGCCGAGCGCAACCTGCTCGTGCAGAGCACGGTCACGGCCGTGGTGCAGGTCGACGGCAAGGTGCGCGACAAGCTCGAGGTCGACGCGAAGATCGGGGCGGACGAGCTCGAGGCCCTCGCGCGCGAGACCGCGGGCGTCAAGCGGTCCACCGCGGGTCGCACGATCGACAAGGTCATCGTCCGCGCGCCCAAGATCGTGAGCATCACCACCACTCCCGCTCCCTGAGGGACGGCCCGCGACCCGACGTCGCGGTGAGGCGAGGGCGGTCCGGCGACGGGCCGCCCTCGCTCCATCCCAGGGCGGATCCGCGACGGCGATCCCCAGACCCGGAGCCGCGGGCCGGACGCCCCCGGGCACCGCCTACCGTGCCCGCATGCGCCCCCTCCGCCGACCCCGTCCCGGACCCGATGCCGCCGAGCACCGGGAACCCGCGGGGTCGACGGACGACGGGTGGGAACCCGACGCTGAGTGGCCCTCGGGGGCCGTGCCCCCATCACGAGCGGACGGTGACGCCGACCCGGCAGACGACGCCGTCCTTGGCCGCGCCGCTCCCGACACGGTCCATCCGCTGCCTGGTCAGCGGTCGCGCATCCGGCTCCGCGTCGGCATCGGGGCCGCGGTCGTGCTGGTCGGTGCGGCGCTCGTGGTGACGATCCTCGTCACCGCCGTCCAGTCGGCCGGCGTCGCCTCCCCGGCGGTTGCCCCGGCGGCGCGCCCGAGCCCGTCGACGCACACGAGCGCAGGCGCCGGCGCATCGGACGGATCCGGGGACGAGGACGCGACCGGGAAGCCGGGCGACGCGAGCGACGCGGACGGCGGGTCCGCCGACGGCGCGCGGACGCCCATCTACGTGCACGTGGTCGGCGCGGTCGTCTCCCCGGGCCTGTACCCCCTGTCCCCGGGCAGCCGCGTCGTCGACGCCCTCGCCGCCGCGCACGGCTTCGCCGACGGGGCGGACACCGCGGGCGTCAACCTCGCGCGCGTCCTCTCCGACGGCGAGCAGCTCGTCGTCCCGCGCCAGGGGGAGGCCCCCGCCGTGCCCGCGACGTCGGGCGCCCCCGGAGCCGCAGGCGGGTCCGCGAGCCCGTCGGCACCGGTGGACCTCAACACGGCGACGGCGGAGCAGCTGGAGACCCTCCCGCGCGTCGGACCCTCCCTGGCCGCGCGGATCATCGCCTGGCGCACCGCGCACGGCCGCTTCGCGCGCGTCGCCGACCTCGGGCGGGTCCCGGGCATCGGCGATCGCACGCTCGCGTCGCTCACCCCGCTGGTGCGGGTGTGATGCCGAGGTCGGGTGCCGGCCGCGGCTCGCGCGGGCCGGCGCGAGGGCGGTGGGGCGCTGCCGCGGGGCACGTCGACCTCCGACTCGCGATGCCCGCGGCCGCCGGCTGGACGACCACGGCGGCAGCCATCGGCATCCGGGGTGCGGACGCGCCGTCGGCCGTCGCCGCCGCGACGGTGGCCGTGGTGTGCGCCGGGATCGCCGTCGGGTCGGCCGTGCGCGCGAGGGCGTGTGCGACCCCGACGGGATCCCCGGACGCCGGGCCGCGCATCCCACGACGCCGACGGGCGCGCCGAGCGGACGCGTCTGCGGCCCGGTTCCGCCGCGCCGCCGCCGCGCTCGCGGTCGCCGCAGGGGTCACGGCGATGCTCCTCGGCGCCGCCGCCGCCCGCGAGCCGTCGCGGCACCCGGAGGTCCTCGAGGCCGCCGCGCACGCGGACGGCATGGTGTTCGCGGACGCCGTCGTCGACGAGCCTCCCGCCCCGATCGCCTCGCACTCCGGGAGCGGACCGGGCCGCGCCGATCGAGTGCGGATCGTCGCGCACCTCACCGCCCTCCACGTCGGCCGCGACGCGATCGGGCGGACGGTCGACGCCGCGCTGCGGCTGCCGGCCCCGGTGCCCGTCGTCGTCTTCGCCACGGGCGCCGACGAGCGGCACGGCGGATCCGCGCACGCTCGCCCGGGGGTGGGCACGCTCCTGCGGGTGAGCGCCGCCGTCCGCGCCACGGATCCGGGCGATCGCGCCGCCTACCTCCTCGTCGCCCGCGGGGCACCCGAGATCGCGGGCGGGCCCGCCGGCCCGCTCGGGTTCGCCGACGCCCTCCGTGCGGGCCTCGCCGACGCCTCCGCCGACCTCCGCGGACCGGGGGCCGAGCTGCTGCCCGGCCTCGCGATCGGGGACGTGTCGGCGGTGACGCCCGCCCTCGCGCAGACCATGAAGGACAGCTCGCTCACGCACCTCACGGCCGTCTCCGGTGCGAACTGCGCGGTCATCGTGGGACTCGTGCTCGCGCTGGCGGCCGCCGCCGGGCTCCGGCGACCGGCGCGCGCGGTCGCGGCGCTGGCCGCCCTCGGCGCGTTCGTGATCCTGGTGACGCCGCAGCCCAGCGTGCTGCGCGCCGCCGTGATGGCCGCCGTGCTCATCGTCTCCACCGCATCCGGGCGGCCCTCCCGCGGCCTGCCCGCCCTCGCGGTGGCCGTGGTCGTCCTGCTCACGAACGATCCCTGGCTGGCACGCGACCTCGGCTTCGCCCTCAGCGTGCTGGCGACGGCCGGGCTGCTCGTCCTGGCGCCCCCGCTCGCGGACCGCCTGTCACGCCGCATGCCGCGTCGCCTGGCCGAGGCGCTCGCGATCCCCGTCGCCGCGCAGGTGGCGTGCCAGCCGGTGCTCCTCGTGCTGCAACCCGGCCTGCCGGTGCACGGGGTGCTCGCGAACGTGCTCGCCGAGCCCGCCGCCGCGCCCGCCACCATCGGCGGCCTCGTCGCGTGCGTCGTCCTCCCTGTCTGGCCGGCGGCGGGCGGTCTCGTGCTGCGGCTGGCCTGGCTACCGGCGTCGTGGATCGCCGCGGTCGCCTCCGTCATGTCCCGTCTCCCCGCGGGCCGCGTGCCCTGGGCGGCCGGGCCCGCGGGCGTCATCGCGCTCACGGTCGCGATCGCCCTGGTGATAGCGGTGGTGGCGCTCGGTCATCCGGCCTCCGCGCGGTCTGCCGCCGCCGCAGTCCCGACGCCCGGGGATGTCCCTCCCGACGGCTAACCTGGATCCGCCCGACCGCCGGACCGCCCGACCACCCGGCGCCGGGATCCACGCCCGCACCCGCACCCCCGGAAGGACCCGCATGGCCACCAGGACGTCCCGCAGCACGGCGGCGAAGCCCTCCGCGGCCATCCCGCAGCTCTCCTGGGACGCGGTGCGGCCGGCGCCCATCGTCCTGGTGTCCGGCACCGAGGCCCTCCTCGCCGACCGGGCGATGCGACGCCTCCGCGACATCCTCACGGCGGAGGACCCCCGCATCGAGGTCTCCGACATCGAGGCCGACTCCTACGCGCCCGGCGAGCTCATCACGCTCGCGAGCCCGTCCCTGTTCGCGGAGCCGCGGCTCATCCGCATCGTCAACGTGGAGAAGTGCTCGGACCAGTTCCTGCTCGACGCGGTGGCGTACCTCGACCAGCCCGCCGACGACACCTATGTGGTGCTCCGGCACGCCGGGGGAGTGCGCGGCAAGAAGCTGCTCGACGCCGTGCGCGCGGGCACCGGCGGCGGCATCGAGGTCGTCTGCGCGGAGCTCAAGAAGGACAGCGAGAAGCACGACTTCGCCGTCGCCGAGTTCCGGGCCGCGAAGCGCTCGATCACGCCGGGTGCGGTACGACAGCTCGTGGCCGCGTTCCAGGACGACGTGAGCGAGCTCGCGTCGGCGTGCCAGCAGCTCATCTCGGACACCGCGCACGAGATCACCGAGGTCACGGTCGACCAGTACTACGGCGGCCGGGTCGAGATCAACGCGTTCGCGGTCGCGGACTCGGCGATCGCCGGCCGCGGCGGCGAGGCGCTCGTCCTGCTCCGCCACGCTCTCACCTCGGGCGCGGACCCCGTGCCGCTCATCGCCGCGTTCGCGATGAAGATCCGCACGATGGCGAAGGTGTCGGGCGTCTCGGGCGCGTCGGGCCAGCTGGCGTCGAAGCTCGGCATGGCGCCGTGGCAGGTCGACCGCGCCCGCCGCGACCTGCAGCTCTGGGACGACGCGGGTCTCGGCCGGGCCATCGAGGCCCTCGCCGAGGCGGACGCGCAGGTGAAGGGCGGCGGACGCGATCCCGTGTACTCGCTGGAGCGCATGGTGCGCACCGTCGCCTCGCACGGCCGGGACTGACGCGCGGCCGCGACTCACGCGCGGCCGGGCTGCCGGCAGCTCACCCGTCGGCTCCGCCTCCGGACATGACGACGGGCCCCGCGCGATGCGCGGAGCCCGTAGATCACACCAGGGGAGGTCAGCCGATCTTGGCGACCTGCTTGGCGATCGCGCCCTTGCGGTTCGCGGCCTGGTTCTTGTGGATGACGCCCTTGCTGGCGGCCTTGTCGAGCTTCTTGCCGGCGAGGCTGACGGCCTTGACGGCCGCGTCCTTGTCACCCGCGGAGATGGCGGTCTTGACGGAGCGGATGGCCGTCTTCAGCTCGCTCTTGACGGCCTTGTTGCGCTCCTGGGCCTTCTTGTTGGTGCCGATGCGCTTGATCTGCGACTTGATGTTTGCCACGTGTTATGTCTTCCGTTCGAGTTGTCGTCGTATGAGTTGCCGCTCAGCGAGAGAGGGCGCCTGCGGCGATACCGCGTGATCGGGGAGGATCACACGCAAGCCAACAGGCGACGATACCAGGTCGCGGCCCGGAAATCAGGCCGCGGGGCCACGCGCGTCGCGGGCGAGCCGGGCGACGTCATCGCCCGGGCGCACGAACCGGGTCTCGGGCGCGTCGTCGACCGCGTGCCGGATCCGCCCGAGGAAGTCGGCGGGCATCTCCGGCAGCCCGTCGACCGGCCACCAGGCGACCTCGAGCGACTCGTCGTCGTTGACGCGCGCCTCGCCCGAGACGTAGCGGCACCGGAACGTGAGGTCGAGGTAGCTGGCGCGATCGCCGTTCGGGTAGGTGATCTCGTCCGTGGTCCCGACGGCGACCAGCCGCTCGACCTCGACGATCACGCCGGTCTCCTCCTCCGCCTCGCGCCAGGCGCCGACGGCGGGCTCCTCCCCGGGCTCGAGGATCCCCGAGACGGGCGCCCACGCGCCGGTGTCGCCGCGGCGCACGAGGAGGACCCGGGGGCCGTCCAGGATCACGGCGGTGACGCCCGAGAGCCACAGGGGAGCGGTGCCGACCCGCTCGCGGAGGGAGACGATGAAGTCGGGGATGCCCATCCCGCGAGCGTACCGACACCCCGCGGCGCCATGATCCGCCCGCGGAGGCGCCGACGGGCCCGCGGAGGCGCCACGACCTGCCCGCGGAGGCGTCGACGGGCCCGCGGACACGCCGCCCCGCCGGCGGAGACCGGACCGCGTCCTAGGCTCGTTCCATGCCCATCTCCGACAGCACCGCTCCCGTCCGCGCGTCCGCATCCTCCGTCACCGCCATCGTCGGCGGCCACGTCGTCCCCGTCGACGGCGCCCCGATCCCGGGCGGCACCGTCCTCCTCCGCGACGGCCTCGTCGCCGCGGTCGGCCAGGCCGGCGACGTCGTGGTGCCCGAGGGCGCGATCGTCATCGACGCGAGCGGCCGCTGGGTCCTGCCGGGCTTCGTCGAGGCGCACGGCCACGTCGGCATCCACGAGGAGGCCAACGGCCCCGCGGGCAACGACACGAACGAGATGACCGACCCCGACATGAGCTCGGTGCGCGCGATCGACGCGATCGACATCGACGACGAGGGCTTCCGCGACGCGCTCAAGGGCGGCGTCACGACCATCGTCGTGAAGCCCGGCTCGGGCAACCCGATCGGCGGCCAGTCCGTCGCCATCAAGTCGTGGGGCGGCCGCACGATCGACGAGCAGCTCGTCAGCGACTCCGTGAGCGTCAAGAGCGCCCTCGGCGAGAACCCGAAGCGCGTCTATGGCGCGAAGGACCGCACGCCGTCGACGCGTCTGGGCGTGGCCATGGTGATCCGCCGGGCCTTCCGCGACGCCGAGGACTACCGCGCCGCCCGCGACCACGCCGCGAAGGAGGGCAAGCCGTTCTCCCGCGACCTCGGCAAGGAGACGCTCGTGCGCGTGCTCGACGGCGAGCTCGCCTGGGACCAGCACACCCACCGCCACGACGACATCGCCACCGCGATCCGCCTCGCCGACGAGTTCGGCTACCGCCTCGTCGTCAACCACGGCACCGAGGGCGACAAGATCGCGGACGTGCTCGCCGAGCGCGGCATCCCCGTGATCTTCGGCCCCATGATCACCTCGCGCTCCAAGGTCGAGCTCCGGGACCGCGCCGTCGCGAACCTGGCCGCGCTGCACCGCGCCGGCGTCCTCGTCGCGATCACGACCGACGCGCCCGTCGTGCCGATCGACTTCCTGGTGCACCAGGCCTCCTTCGCCGTGAAGGACGGACTGCCCGCCGACATCGCGAT encodes:
- a CDS encoding aminotransferase class IV: MSSETILRWSAAGWATTAADPAGGGAEEARPAAHRVLAADSFLVEEGRVLALDVHRQRFLASLRLQSAAVADPAAFLDAAVAALPRDGAWFPRVEALRGPDGDVARLLVRPAPERTASVVLRDHDGPDPRTMPRVKGPDLHALGALRSRASRYGAGEAVILAADGTIVEGAYSAILWWHGDALAVVEGAVPRIPSVTERSIVALATALGVDVLHERARPADLDGREVWAVSALHGIRLVRGWIDGPATAAEPGRVRAWRTRLDALRRELPSG
- the leuS gene encoding leucine--tRNA ligase — its product is MAHETPDIPGETYDFRAIEAEWSEVWEREQPFRTPDASDTRPRKYILDMFPYPSGDLHMGHAEAFALGDAVARYWRQQGFNVLHPIGWDSFGLPAENAAIKRGVDPREWTYANIETQKQSMKRYGLSFDWERELHTSDPEYYKWNQWLFLKMHEKGLAYRKDSWVNWDPVDQTVLANEQVLPDGTSDRSGAVVVKKKLTQWYLRITDYADRLVDDLNQLEGTWPAKVISMQRNWIGRSIGAEVDFVVEGRDEPVTVFTTRPDTLHGATFMVVAPDSDLAAELVEGASDEVRERFRGYLERTQRLNEIERSTTDRPKTGIPLGRTAINPVNGERIPVWAADYVLADYGTGAVMAVPAHDQRDLDFARAFDLPVRVVVDTTQPVTGAIRIIPEDGELPDLEEVLPGRTGVALPGEGRLINSGSLNGLSKQPAIKRVIEQLEAEGRGRAAKNYRLRDWLISRQRFWGTPIPIVYDAEGNEIRVPEDQLPVRLPDTEGLDLTPKGKSPLAAATEWTNVPSPVDGSPATRDPDTMDTFMDSSWYWLRFLSPNDATKAFDPADADRWAPIDQYVGGVEHAILHLLYSRFITKVLFDLGYVTFTEPFSALLNQGMVLSGGSKMSKSKGGVDLGSEMDRHGVDAIRLTMAFAGPPEDDIDWEDVSPSGSAKFLARAWRLTGDITSAPEIEWKTGDEALRRVTHRFLAEAPGMLEAFKFNVVIARTMELVNAIRKTIDQGPGGGDAAVREATEVVAIALSLFAPYTAEDMWRRLGREGSVAFAGWRKAERNLLVQSTVTAVVQVDGKVRDKLEVDAKIGADELEALARETAGVKRSTAGRTIDKVIVRAPKIVSITTTPAP
- a CDS encoding ComEC/Rec2 family competence protein encodes the protein MPAAAGWTTTAAAIGIRGADAPSAVAAATVAVVCAGIAVGSAVRARACATPTGSPDAGPRIPRRRRARRADASAARFRRAAAALAVAAGVTAMLLGAAAAREPSRHPEVLEAAAHADGMVFADAVVDEPPAPIASHSGSGPGRADRVRIVAHLTALHVGRDAIGRTVDAALRLPAPVPVVVFATGADERHGGSAHARPGVGTLLRVSAAVRATDPGDRAAYLLVARGAPEIAGGPAGPLGFADALRAGLADASADLRGPGAELLPGLAIGDVSAVTPALAQTMKDSSLTHLTAVSGANCAVIVGLVLALAAAAGLRRPARAVAALAALGAFVILVTPQPSVLRAAVMAAVLIVSTASGRPSRGLPALAVAVVVLLTNDPWLARDLGFALSVLATAGLLVLAPPLADRLSRRMPRRLAEALAIPVAAQVACQPVLLVLQPGLPVHGVLANVLAEPAAAPATIGGLVACVVLPVWPAAGGLVLRLAWLPASWIAAVASVMSRLPAGRVPWAAGPAGVIALTVAIALVIAVVALGHPASARSAAAAVPTPGDVPPDG
- a CDS encoding ComEA family DNA-binding protein — encoded protein: MPPSRADGDADPADDAVLGRAAPDTVHPLPGQRSRIRLRVGIGAAVVLVGAALVVTILVTAVQSAGVASPAVAPAARPSPSTHTSAGAGASDGSGDEDATGKPGDASDADGGSADGARTPIYVHVVGAVVSPGLYPLSPGSRVVDALAAAHGFADGADTAGVNLARVLSDGEQLVVPRQGEAPAVPATSGAPGAAGGSASPSAPVDLNTATAEQLETLPRVGPSLAARIIAWRTAHGRFARVADLGRVPGIGDRTLASLTPLVRV
- the cydC gene encoding thiol reductant ABC exporter subunit CydC, whose product is MARAGRAVNRDDVLRLAQPPARRALPGLLAGLASAVGSVALLATSAWLITRASEQPPILFLGMAIVGVRAFALGRAAFRYLERITSHDAAFRALATLRVGVFERLLPFAPAGLRDTRRGDLLTRLVGDVDRLQDLPLRVVQPLAVSVLVQVASVAVVWAVLPAAGIALLVVLAVSLAVGIGATTALAARAETRIAPLRARLQDLVLDLVGGLDVLTAFGVVGDRLAAIDRAASDLRRQELRSAAAAGVTAGVVLAGTGAVAGWTVLQGVPGVASGTLDPAWLALAALVPLALVEQATAVPLAVQAWRRVRTSAERVAGVVPGTVPDEIPREPDDADAEPAHADAPTTGTTLEVRDLVTRWPGAHHDALAPVSLVVRPGETVVVRGPSGSGKSSLAAALARFLESRGAYELDGRDARSMAPSAVRRIVGLCEQAPHLFDASIRQNLLFARDGATDDELVGVLARVGLAGWTAERGGLDARVGDRGGLVSGGQAQRIALARALLAEFPVLVLDEPTADVDAERAQAVLRDVLTAARASGRGVLLLTHTEVPGDLVDRTIELLPVS
- a CDS encoding anthranilate synthase component I family protein → MHEGDARAAAEVVGRRLGRWHDPQDVFLALFAAESAGDVAWLDDSAGEGWTYLAASTDTVTAWPRGVFAGLAELLPASAPDVSPAGSAAPDADPLPDGLAFRLGLVGWIPHDTWTETVPLHHAPPSAPAHATGRVPAAALRVDRLLAFDHATGEVWAVARAGDPWPLAVEEELERADQAGARPVARAPEDDADAPPVWRHDDAAYLDLIRACQESIRRGDAYQLCLTNSAAVPGHVDPVRVHLALRALSPTHHGAFLRAGGTVLVSASPERFVEVDARGTLRTLPIKGTRPRHADPASDARARAELLASEKERAENVMIVDLMRNDLSRVCVLGSVRVTSLFAVEAYAQVHQLVSRVEGELAPGVSAVDAVRALFPAGSMTGAPKSAAVGILQALEGGPRGVYAGAFGWFGDDGRVDLAMVIRSVVVTGGRATVGAGGGITALSVPEEELEEVRVKAAPLLAAVRAGRVPPPGDEDDADAAPRPALPKAPEAA